In a genomic window of Solanum stenotomum isolate F172 unplaced genomic scaffold, ASM1918654v1 scaffold11373, whole genome shotgun sequence:
- the LOC125849902 gene encoding uncharacterized protein LOC125849902 isoform X2, with translation MAHSLVPKYYHESWLQGENGIRKLAPNEDSEISLNRVKCFQRYFKDSNEMKQVSLEYGSFCSGSGYFSEPHVIEAMMYEDSLSWWANHGVSAPLLQQLAYKLLTQPASSSCCERNWSTYSLIHNIKRNKLATSRAEDLVFVHYNLRLLSRKKEKYINGPSKYWDVGGDRFDIDETTNDLTELSIDEPQIEGVIFEEEFEDLEEVEEDVEEIANLIK, from the exons ATGGCACATTCTTTGGTTCCCAAATATTATCATGAATCATGGCTTCAAGGAGAGAATGGAATTCGAAAGCTAGCTCCTAATGAAGATAGTGAAATTTCATTGAATAGAGTCAAGTGCTTTCAAAGGTACTTTAAAGATTCTAATGAAATGAAACAAGTCTCATTGGAGTATGGATCCTTTTGTAGCGGAAGTGGCTATTTTAGTGAGCCTCACGTGATTGAGGCTATGATGTATGAAGATTCTCTTTCTTGGTGGGCAAATCATGGGGTCTCGGCTCCACTTTTGCAACAATTAGCTTACAAGTTGCTTACTCAACCGGCTTCTTCCTCTTGTTGTGAAAGAAATTGGAGTACATATTCTTTGATTCACAATATCAAGAGAAATAAGTTAGCAACTTCAAGAGCCGAAGATTTAGTGTTTGTACATTATAATCTCCGGTTGTTGTCTCGCAAGAAAGAGAAATATATAAATGGGCCAAGCAAATATTGGGATGTTG gTGGAGATCGATTTGATATTGATGAGACAACTAATGATCTAACCGAGCTTTCAATAGATGAACCTCAAATTGAAGGTGTGATATTTGAGGAAGAGTTTGAAGATTTggaagaagttgaagaagatgtGGAAGAGATAGCtaacttaattaaataa
- the LOC125849902 gene encoding uncharacterized protein LOC125849902 isoform X1, which translates to MNDEKWDSIDYFLKFTEPIVDMLRSADIDGPKLHLIYDMWDSMIEKVKKVIFEHEGKDLISGQSNFFDTIHDILVARWNKSNTPLHCMAHSLVPKYYHESWLQGENGIRKLAPNEDSEISLNRVKCFQRYFKDSNEMKQVSLEYGSFCSGSGYFSEPHVIEAMMYEDSLSWWANHGVSAPLLQQLAYKLLTQPASSSCCERNWSTYSLIHNIKRNKLATSRAEDLVFVHYNLRLLSRKKEKYINGPSKYWDVGGDRFDIDETTNDLTELSIDEPQIEGVIFEEEFEDLEEVEEDVEEIANLIK; encoded by the exons ATGAATGATGAAAAATGGGATAGTATTGattatttcttgaaatttacGGAACCAATTGTTGATATGCTAAGAAGTGCCGATATTGATGGTCCAAAATTACATCTCATCTATGATATGTGGGACTCAATGATTGAGAAGGTCAAGAAAGTCATCTTTGAGCATGAGGGGAAAGATCTCATTTCCggtcaatcaaatttttttgataCTATTCATGATATTCTTGTGGCTAGGTGGAACAAAAGTAACACACCTCTACATTGTATGGCACATTCTTTGGTTCCCAAATATTATCATGAATCATGGCTTCAAGGAGAGAATGGAATTCGAAAGCTAGCTCCTAATGAAGATAGTGAAATTTCATTGAATAGAGTCAAGTGCTTTCAAAGGTACTTTAAAGATTCTAATGAAATGAAACAAGTCTCATTGGAGTATGGATCCTTTTGTAGCGGAAGTGGCTATTTTAGTGAGCCTCACGTGATTGAGGCTATGATGTATGAAGATTCTCTTTCTTGGTGGGCAAATCATGGGGTCTCGGCTCCACTTTTGCAACAATTAGCTTACAAGTTGCTTACTCAACCGGCTTCTTCCTCTTGTTGTGAAAGAAATTGGAGTACATATTCTTTGATTCACAATATCAAGAGAAATAAGTTAGCAACTTCAAGAGCCGAAGATTTAGTGTTTGTACATTATAATCTCCGGTTGTTGTCTCGCAAGAAAGAGAAATATATAAATGGGCCAAGCAAATATTGGGATGTTG gTGGAGATCGATTTGATATTGATGAGACAACTAATGATCTAACCGAGCTTTCAATAGATGAACCTCAAATTGAAGGTGTGATATTTGAGGAAGAGTTTGAAGATTTggaagaagttgaagaagatgtGGAAGAGATAGCtaacttaattaaataa